The Deinococcus koreensis genome window below encodes:
- a CDS encoding vWA domain-containing protein — MARITRYSKFEGELDQLESSELMQMIQEALLGQGMNDPYDPDPNARPSMDDLFDAILEALADRGMIPEEQLMEAMQSDDIRETPLGQQIQRLMHRLQQDGFIRKEFEEGEGGGQGEAGDAKFQLTDKSIDFLGYKSLRDLMGGLGRSSAGAHDTREYASGVEMTGELKNYEFGDTLNLDTTATLGNIMGKGFDQLEESDLVIRQAEYNSSAATIVLLDCSHSMILYGEDRFTPAKQVALALAHLIRTQYPGDTVKFVLFHDSAEEVPISKLAQAQIGPYHTNTAGGLRLAQQLLRRENKDMKQIVMITDGKPSALTLPDGRIYKNAYGLDPYVLGATLREVASCRRSGIQVNTFMLARDPELVGFVRRVSEMTKGKAYFTTPHNIGQYVLMDFMTNKTKMIN; from the coding sequence ATGGCGCGCATCACCCGCTACAGCAAATTCGAGGGCGAACTGGATCAGCTGGAATCCAGCGAACTCATGCAGATGATCCAGGAAGCGCTGCTCGGGCAGGGCATGAACGATCCCTACGACCCCGACCCCAACGCTCGCCCCTCCATGGACGACCTCTTCGACGCGATCCTGGAGGCCCTGGCCGACCGCGGCATGATCCCCGAAGAGCAGCTGATGGAGGCCATGCAGTCGGACGACATCCGCGAGACGCCGCTGGGTCAGCAGATCCAGCGCCTCATGCACAGGCTCCAGCAGGACGGCTTCATCCGCAAGGAATTCGAGGAAGGTGAGGGCGGCGGCCAGGGCGAGGCCGGCGACGCCAAGTTCCAGCTGACCGACAAGTCCATCGACTTCCTGGGCTACAAGAGCCTGCGCGACCTGATGGGCGGGCTGGGCCGCTCCAGCGCCGGCGCCCACGACACCCGCGAGTACGCCTCGGGCGTCGAGATGACCGGTGAACTCAAGAACTACGAGTTCGGCGACACGCTCAATCTGGACACCACCGCCACGCTGGGCAACATCATGGGCAAGGGCTTCGACCAGCTCGAGGAGTCCGACCTCGTGATCCGTCAGGCCGAGTACAACTCTTCGGCGGCGACCATCGTGCTGCTGGACTGCTCGCACTCCATGATCCTGTACGGCGAAGACCGCTTCACGCCGGCCAAGCAGGTCGCGCTGGCGCTGGCCCACCTGATCCGCACCCAGTACCCCGGCGACACCGTGAAGTTCGTGCTGTTCCACGACTCCGCCGAGGAAGTGCCGATTTCCAAACTGGCGCAGGCGCAGATCGGGCCGTACCACACCAACACCGCCGGGGGACTGAGGCTCGCGCAGCAGCTCCTCAGGCGCGAGAACAAGGACATGAAGCAGATCGTGATGATCACCGACGGCAAGCCCTCGGCCCTCACGCTGCCCGACGGCCGCATCTACAAGAACGCCTACGGCCTCGACCCCTACGTGCTGGGCGCCACCCTGCGCGAGGTCGCCAGCTGCCGCAGAAGCGGCATCCAGGTCAACACCTTCATGCTGGCCCGCGATCCCGAACTGGTGGGCTTCGTGCGCCGGGTGTCCGAGATGACCAAGGGCAAGGCCTACTTCACCACGCCGCACAACATCGGCCAGTACGTGCTGATGGACTTCATGACCAACAAGACGAAGATGATCAACTGA
- a CDS encoding DinB family protein: MTPSAPEALPVLSRTPGTLDALLRGLGSGWTERREGPGTWSPREVVGHLLDAERVNWLPRLRAILHGDGVFPPFDRSAHLETYREWTLDDLLDAFAAERTRSLDELAGFRLSPADLERQGTHPEFGTVTAGQLLATWAVHDLDHLVQITRTMAGGSREAVGPWRAYLRVLENGDG; the protein is encoded by the coding sequence ATGACCCCCTCTGCACCTGAGGCCCTACCTGTCCTGTCGCGCACGCCGGGCACGCTGGACGCGCTGCTCAGGGGACTGGGATCAGGGTGGACGGAGCGGCGGGAGGGGCCAGGCACCTGGAGCCCACGCGAGGTGGTCGGGCACCTGCTGGACGCGGAGCGCGTGAACTGGCTGCCGCGCCTGCGGGCCATCCTTCATGGAGACGGCGTGTTCCCGCCCTTCGACCGCTCCGCGCATCTGGAGACGTACCGCGAATGGACGCTGGACGACCTGCTGGACGCCTTCGCCGCTGAGCGCACCCGCAGCCTGGACGAGCTGGCCGGGTTCCGGCTCTCCCCCGCCGACCTGGAGCGCCAGGGAACGCACCCTGAATTCGGAACGGTCACCGCCGGGCAACTGCTGGCGACCTGGGCCGTGCACGACCTCGACCACCTCGTGCAGATCACCCGCACGATGGCCGGCGGCTCCCGCGAGGCGGTGGGGCCGTGGCGGGCCTATCTGCGGGTGCTGGAGAATGGTGATGGTTGA
- a CDS encoding DinB family protein, translating to MSQATRYARAFQSHRGALIDLYGQLPEEQGGFAAWDEGMSFVRLADHLSASVNRIPAMLQGQKPDAPGAPSTGLTDARARLQSTQDAFVSTVLALSDDDLQRSIPAFGGREMPVWMLLEFITQHEAHHKGQAWMMARMVGVTPPMFVKM from the coding sequence ATGAGCCAAGCGACCCGCTATGCCCGCGCGTTTCAGTCCCACCGTGGCGCCCTGATCGACCTGTACGGTCAGCTTCCCGAGGAACAGGGCGGTTTCGCGGCCTGGGACGAGGGGATGTCCTTCGTCCGGCTGGCCGATCACCTGTCTGCCAGCGTGAACAGGATTCCGGCCATGCTCCAGGGCCAGAAACCCGACGCGCCCGGAGCGCCCAGCACGGGCCTGACAGACGCCCGCGCTCGCCTCCAGAGCACCCAGGACGCCTTCGTGTCCACCGTCCTGGCCCTGTCCGACGATGATCTTCAGCGGAGTATTCCGGCTTTCGGCGGCCGCGAGATGCCGGTGTGGATGCTGCTCGAGTTCATCACCCAGCACGAGGCCCACCACAAGGGTCAGGCCTGGATGATGGCCCGTATGGTGGGCGTGACGCCGCCGATGTTCGTGAAGATGTAG
- the ribH gene encoding 6,7-dimethyl-8-ribityllumazine synthase, with the protein MNRIEATLLATDLKFAVVSTRWNHLIVDRLVEGAELAFVQHGGKTENLDHFLAPGSYEVPLIARRLAQSGRYDAVVCLGAVIKGDTDHYDFVAGGAATGILNTSLHTGVPVAFGVLTTDTVEQALNRAGIKAGNKGAEAVLAMIETVNLLRQIQPA; encoded by the coding sequence GTGAACCGTATCGAAGCCACCCTGCTCGCCACCGACCTGAAGTTCGCTGTCGTCAGCACCCGCTGGAACCACCTGATTGTCGACCGGCTGGTCGAGGGCGCCGAACTTGCCTTCGTGCAGCACGGCGGCAAGACCGAGAACCTCGACCACTTCCTGGCCCCCGGGAGTTACGAGGTGCCCCTCATCGCCCGCCGGCTCGCACAGTCCGGCCGCTACGACGCCGTGGTCTGCCTGGGCGCGGTCATCAAGGGCGACACCGACCACTACGACTTCGTGGCGGGCGGCGCGGCGACCGGCATCCTGAACACCTCGCTGCACACGGGCGTGCCTGTGGCGTTTGGCGTGCTCACCACCGACACGGTCGAGCAGGCGCTGAACCGAGCGGGCATCAAGGCCGGCAACAAGGGCGCCGAGGCCGTGCTGGCCATGATCGAGACCGTGAACCTGCTGAGGCAGATCCAGCCCGCCTGA
- the ribA gene encoding GTP cyclohydrolase II, whose amino-acid sequence MTLASKTLASIPELLDELRAGRPVILVDDEGRENEGDLLMPAATATPAWVNFMAREGRGLICVTLTPERALALNLTPMVGSGSFGAGSDPNGTAFTVSVDHVGNSTGISAFDRAATISALLDDAAQPADFRRPGHIFPLVARPGGVLRRPGHTEAACDLARLAGFSPVGVICEIMNDGGEMSRLPELLAFGEKQGLKVGSIEALIAWRLEHDPATASVGAPLPDGLPAARPSPGGFVQLVAEARLPTEYGEFRIVGFQDTLSGAEHVALVMGEVTPEPLLVRVHSECLTGDGFHSLRCDCGPQRDAALQAIAAKGRGVLIYLRQEGRGIGLLNKIRAYHLQDGGADTVEANLRLGFPADARDFGIGAQMLHLLGARKLRVLTNNPRKLHALGGFGLEVVERVPLHAGQNAYNAAYLSTKADKLGHIGTGGMGD is encoded by the coding sequence ATGACGCTGGCCTCCAAGACACTGGCTTCCATTCCCGAGCTGCTGGATGAGCTCCGAGCCGGGCGCCCGGTGATCCTGGTGGACGACGAGGGGCGCGAGAATGAGGGCGACCTGCTGATGCCCGCCGCCACCGCCACCCCGGCGTGGGTGAACTTCATGGCCCGCGAGGGGCGGGGCCTGATCTGCGTGACCCTCACGCCCGAGCGCGCACTGGCCCTGAACCTGACGCCGATGGTGGGTTCCGGCTCCTTTGGGGCAGGCTCCGATCCGAACGGCACGGCCTTTACCGTGTCCGTGGATCATGTCGGCAATTCCACCGGCATCAGCGCCTTCGACCGCGCCGCGACTATCTCTGCCCTGCTGGACGACGCGGCGCAGCCCGCCGACTTCCGCCGTCCGGGGCACATCTTCCCGCTGGTGGCGCGGCCGGGCGGGGTGCTGCGCCGCCCTGGGCACACCGAGGCGGCCTGCGACCTGGCGCGGCTGGCGGGCTTTTCCCCCGTCGGCGTGATCTGCGAGATCATGAACGACGGCGGCGAGATGAGCCGCCTGCCGGAGCTGCTGGCCTTCGGCGAGAAGCAGGGCCTGAAGGTCGGTTCCATCGAGGCCCTGATCGCCTGGCGCCTGGAGCACGATCCCGCCACCGCCTCCGTGGGCGCCCCGCTGCCGGACGGCCTGCCGGCGGCGCGCCCGTCGCCCGGCGGGTTCGTGCAGCTCGTGGCCGAGGCTCGGCTGCCCACCGAGTACGGTGAGTTCCGCATCGTGGGCTTTCAGGACACCCTGAGCGGCGCCGAACACGTGGCGCTGGTGATGGGTGAGGTCACGCCGGAGCCCCTGCTGGTGCGCGTGCACAGCGAGTGCCTAACCGGCGACGGCTTCCACTCCCTGCGCTGCGACTGCGGCCCCCAGCGCGACGCCGCCCTGCAGGCCATCGCCGCCAAGGGCCGGGGCGTGCTGATCTATCTGCGCCAGGAGGGCCGGGGGATCGGCCTGCTGAACAAGATCCGCGCCTACCACCTGCAGGACGGCGGCGCCGATACGGTGGAGGCCAACCTGCGCCTGGGCTTTCCCGCCGACGCCCGCGACTTCGGCATCGGCGCCCAGATGCTGCATCTGCTGGGCGCCCGCAAGCTGCGCGTGCTGACCAACAACCCCCGCAAGCTGCACGCCCTGGGCGGCTTCGGCCTGGAGGTCGTGGAGCGCGTTCCCCTGCACGCCGGCCAGAACGCCTACAACGCGGCGTATCTGAGTACCAAGGCCGACAAACTCGGTCACATCGGCACGGGTGGGATGGGCGATTAG
- a CDS encoding riboflavin synthase, with protein MFTGIIEQVGHVARTVENGGNLTVTIQPARLWDDLQLGESVAVGGACLTVTGWDERGFSVDLSRETLAKTAPHWQEGRAVNLERAMTAQARFGGHIVSGHVDGVGEILRVDARPGAYTMTVRAPAPLARYLVPKGSVTVDGVSLTVVDVGGPAGRPELRPDEFTLWLVPHTLEVTTLHTWAAGTRVNLEADQLAKYLERLLAMRDWTPEEGA; from the coding sequence ATGTTTACCGGAATCATCGAACAGGTGGGGCATGTCGCCCGCACCGTGGAGAACGGAGGAAACCTCACCGTCACCATCCAGCCCGCGCGGCTGTGGGACGACCTGCAGCTGGGAGAAAGCGTCGCGGTCGGCGGCGCCTGCCTGACCGTGACCGGCTGGGACGAGCGCGGCTTCAGCGTCGACCTGAGCCGCGAGACGCTGGCCAAGACCGCGCCGCACTGGCAGGAGGGCCGGGCCGTGAATCTGGAACGGGCCATGACCGCGCAGGCGCGCTTCGGGGGGCACATCGTCAGCGGGCACGTGGACGGCGTGGGCGAGATCCTGCGGGTGGACGCCCGGCCCGGCGCCTACACCATGACCGTGCGCGCCCCCGCACCGCTGGCCCGTTATCTGGTGCCCAAGGGCTCCGTGACCGTGGACGGCGTGAGCCTGACCGTGGTGGATGTGGGCGGCCCCGCCGGCCGCCCGGAGCTGCGCCCCGACGAGTTCACGCTCTGGCTGGTGCCGCACACCCTGGAGGTCACCACCCTGCACACCTGGGCGGCGGGCACGCGGGTCAATCTGGAGGCCGACCAGCTGGCGAAGTATCTGGAACGCCTGCTGGCGATGCGGGACTGGACGCCGGAGGAGGGCGCATGA
- the ribD gene encoding bifunctional diaminohydroxyphosphoribosylaminopyrimidine deaminase/5-amino-6-(5-phosphoribosylamino)uracil reductase RibD — MALALAEAARGLGRTAPNPPVGCLIVRGREVVGCGFHPKAGEPHAEVFALREAGVRARGATAYVTLEPCSHHGRTPPCAEALIAAGVARVVVAALDPNPRVSGQGVRRLRDAGIDVALGVLEDLATRQQAGFRSLITRGRPWVVAKYAMTLDGKVAAAGEGNGSVSSEAARARVMGWRNELDAIAVGSGTVLADDPALTVRGVDGGRNPRPVVFDRTGRLPPGARALRPETVLVTAPTTHAAACEDSGMTVVRADDLPGALGALGSLNLSSLLLEGGPTLLSAFFAAGLVDEVRVFLAPKLLGAGLSPLTTPLRAMSDARALEDVTVEPLGPDVLVTGYLSPIPRL; from the coding sequence ATGGCCCTCGCGTTGGCCGAGGCCGCCCGAGGCCTCGGCCGCACCGCCCCCAACCCGCCCGTGGGCTGCCTGATCGTCAGGGGGAGAGAAGTCGTCGGGTGCGGCTTTCACCCTAAGGCGGGCGAGCCCCACGCCGAGGTCTTCGCGCTGCGGGAAGCGGGCGTACGGGCGCGCGGGGCCACCGCCTACGTGACCCTGGAACCCTGCAGCCACCACGGCCGGACACCGCCCTGCGCCGAGGCCCTGATCGCCGCCGGGGTCGCGCGGGTGGTCGTGGCCGCCCTCGACCCGAATCCCAGGGTCTCGGGTCAGGGGGTGCGGCGCCTCCGGGACGCCGGGATCGACGTCGCCTTGGGCGTGTTGGAGGATCTGGCCACGCGCCAGCAGGCGGGCTTCCGCAGCCTGATCACGCGGGGGCGGCCCTGGGTGGTCGCCAAATACGCCATGACCCTGGACGGCAAGGTCGCCGCAGCGGGCGAGGGGAATGGTTCGGTCAGCAGCGAGGCCGCGCGGGCCCGCGTCATGGGGTGGCGGAACGAGCTGGACGCCATCGCGGTGGGCAGCGGCACCGTGCTGGCCGACGATCCGGCGCTGACGGTACGTGGCGTGGACGGCGGGCGGAATCCGCGTCCGGTGGTGTTCGACCGCACCGGGCGCCTTCCTCCCGGGGCGCGGGCCCTGCGTCCAGAGACCGTGCTGGTCACAGCCCCGACGACCCACGCCGCCGCCTGCGAGGACAGTGGTATGACCGTCGTCCGCGCCGACGATCTGCCCGGCGCCCTGGGTGCCCTTGGCTCGCTGAACCTCTCCAGCCTGCTGCTCGAGGGCGGCCCGACCCTGCTGAGCGCCTTCTTCGCCGCCGGTCTGGTGGACGAGGTGCGGGTCTTTCTCGCCCCGAAACTGCTGGGCGCGGGCCTGTCGCCGCTGACCACGCCCCTGCGCGCCATGTCGGACGCGCGGGCGCTGGAGGACGTGACCGTGGAACCTCTCGGCCCGGACGTGCTCGTCACGGGCTATCTGAGCCCGATTCCCCGGCTCTGA
- a CDS encoding Sir2 family NAD-dependent protein deacetylase, producing the protein MNLAQARAALRDARRVAVLTGAGVSAESGIPTFRDAQTGHWARFRPEDLASPGAYQRDPEMVWEWYAGRYRDVLRAEPNEAHRLLAWLEREKGKGYFLATQNVDGLHARAGSGALGGRMVELHGTLLSARDEQTGEVFPLPEPGALVTPPVSPNGHRMRPNIVWFGEYLPEEALQAAAEAFAAADVALIVGTSGVVYPAAGLAFETLGEGGVVIEINPEETELSPHLSFSLRDTASRGLVALLAPG; encoded by the coding sequence ATGAACCTCGCCCAGGCCCGCGCCGCCCTCCGTGATGCCCGCCGCGTGGCCGTCCTGACCGGCGCCGGTGTCAGCGCCGAGAGCGGCATCCCCACCTTCCGGGATGCCCAGACGGGCCATTGGGCGCGCTTCCGGCCCGAGGATCTGGCGAGTCCGGGGGCGTACCAGCGCGATCCGGAGATGGTCTGGGAGTGGTACGCCGGGCGCTACCGGGATGTGCTGCGAGCCGAACCTAACGAGGCCCACCGCCTGCTGGCCTGGCTGGAGCGGGAGAAGGGGAAGGGGTACTTCCTGGCGACCCAGAACGTGGACGGTCTGCACGCGCGGGCCGGCAGCGGCGCCCTGGGCGGCCGGATGGTCGAGCTGCACGGCACTCTGCTCTCGGCACGCGACGAGCAGACCGGCGAGGTGTTTCCGCTGCCCGAGCCGGGCGCGCTGGTCACGCCGCCGGTCTCGCCGAACGGTCACCGGATGCGCCCGAACATCGTCTGGTTCGGCGAATACCTCCCCGAAGAGGCGCTTCAGGCAGCGGCCGAAGCCTTCGCCGCCGCCGACGTGGCCCTGATCGTCGGCACGAGCGGGGTGGTCTACCCGGCAGCGGGACTGGCCTTCGAGACCCTGGGCGAGGGCGGCGTGGTCATCGAGATCAATCCGGAGGAAACCGAACTCTCGCCGCACCTGAGTTTCAGCCTGCGGGACACGGCCTCGCGCGGGCTCGTGGCGCTGCTGGCTCCCGGCTGA